Proteins encoded within one genomic window of Polypterus senegalus isolate Bchr_013 chromosome 6, ASM1683550v1, whole genome shotgun sequence:
- the pusl1 gene encoding tRNA pseudouridine synthase-like 1 isoform X3, with protein sequence MCSSKARYLLLFQYFGTKYSGVMKAPVHQNVLGVQNYLEDALRKLRPVNEIAVFISSRTDSGVHALQNSAHVDIQRKEGNMPFSEQVLVDALNYHLQSEPISIIKAFRVPDTFHARYCALSRTYLYRLVTGVTHHSQIPVFERNLCWALPTKHFSTEAVQDAAQLLKGTHDFSTFRSLNSETPFRSPVKTLQEATVAPVESSFSRHYCHQHLQFWELTFQSKSFLYKQTG encoded by the exons atgtgctCTTCAAAAGCTCGCTATCTGTTATTATTTCAGTATTTCGGTACCAAATACAG TGGAGTAATGAAGGCACCTGTTCACCAAAACGTACTTGGGGTTCAGAACTATTTGGAG GATGCCCTCAGAAAGTTAAGGCCGGTCAATGAGATTGCAGTGTTCATTTCAAGCCGGACAGACAGTGGTGTGCATGCCCTGCAGAATTCTGCCCATGTGGATATTCAGAGGAAGGAGGGGAATATGCCATTTTCAGAGCAGGTCCTTGTTGATGCTTTAAATTACCATTTGCAGTCTGAACCAATTAG tattattaaagcCTTCAGAGTACCAGATACATTTCATGCCCGCTATTGTGCTCTATCTAGAACTTACCTCTACCGCCTTGTTACTGGTGTTACTCATCACTCACAGATTCCAGTGTTTGAGAGGAACCTCTGCTGGGCTTTACCTACAAA ACATTTTAGCACAGAAGCAGTTCAGGATGCTGCCCAGCTACTAAAAGGCACCCATGACTTCAGCACATTTCGATCCCTCAATTCAGAAACACCATTTAGATCTCCGGTGAAAACTCTTCAGGAAGCAACTGTTGCACCAGTGGAGAGCTCATTCTCCCGCCATTATTGCCACCA GCACTTGCAGTTCTGGGAATTAACTTTTCAAAGCAAATCATTTCTGTATAAACAA
- the pusl1 gene encoding tRNA pseudouridine synthase-like 1 isoform X1 — protein MCSSKARYLLLFQYFGTKYSGVMKAPVHQNVLGVQNYLEDALRKLRPVNEIAVFISSRTDSGVHALQNSAHVDIQRKEGNMPFSEQVLVDALNYHLQSEPISIIKAFRVPDTFHARYCALSRTYLYRLVTGVTHHSQIPVFERNLCWALPTKHFSTEAVQDAAQLLKGTHDFSTFRSLNSETPFRSPVKTLQEATVAPVESSFSRHYCHQHLQFWELTFQSKSFLYKQVRRMTGALVAVGQGRLTPKQLQDLLDVRNSLAFPQNLIAPPDGLFLKEVKYENFKN, from the exons atgtgctCTTCAAAAGCTCGCTATCTGTTATTATTTCAGTATTTCGGTACCAAATACAG TGGAGTAATGAAGGCACCTGTTCACCAAAACGTACTTGGGGTTCAGAACTATTTGGAG GATGCCCTCAGAAAGTTAAGGCCGGTCAATGAGATTGCAGTGTTCATTTCAAGCCGGACAGACAGTGGTGTGCATGCCCTGCAGAATTCTGCCCATGTGGATATTCAGAGGAAGGAGGGGAATATGCCATTTTCAGAGCAGGTCCTTGTTGATGCTTTAAATTACCATTTGCAGTCTGAACCAATTAG tattattaaagcCTTCAGAGTACCAGATACATTTCATGCCCGCTATTGTGCTCTATCTAGAACTTACCTCTACCGCCTTGTTACTGGTGTTACTCATCACTCACAGATTCCAGTGTTTGAGAGGAACCTCTGCTGGGCTTTACCTACAAA ACATTTTAGCACAGAAGCAGTTCAGGATGCTGCCCAGCTACTAAAAGGCACCCATGACTTCAGCACATTTCGATCCCTCAATTCAGAAACACCATTTAGATCTCCGGTGAAAACTCTTCAGGAAGCAACTGTTGCACCAGTGGAGAGCTCATTCTCCCGCCATTATTGCCACCA GCACTTGCAGTTCTGGGAATTAACTTTTCAAAGCAAATCATTTCTGTATAAACAA GTCCGTAGAATGACCGGTGCCCTGGTTGCAGTGGGACAAGGGAGGCTTACTCCAAAACAACTGCAGGATCTCTTAGATGTTCGGAATTCACTAGCATTTCCACAGAATTTGATTGCACCACCAGACGGGCTGTTTTTGAAGGAAGTAAAATATGAGaactttaaaaactga
- the pusl1 gene encoding tRNA pseudouridine synthase-like 1 isoform X2: MCSSKARYLLLFQYFGTKYSGVMKAPVHQNVLGVQNYLEDALRKLRPVNEIAVFISSRTDSGVHALQNSAHVDIQRKEGNMPFSEQVLVDALNYHLQSEPIRTYLYRLVTGVTHHSQIPVFERNLCWALPTKHFSTEAVQDAAQLLKGTHDFSTFRSLNSETPFRSPVKTLQEATVAPVESSFSRHYCHQHLQFWELTFQSKSFLYKQVRRMTGALVAVGQGRLTPKQLQDLLDVRNSLAFPQNLIAPPDGLFLKEVKYENFKN, translated from the exons atgtgctCTTCAAAAGCTCGCTATCTGTTATTATTTCAGTATTTCGGTACCAAATACAG TGGAGTAATGAAGGCACCTGTTCACCAAAACGTACTTGGGGTTCAGAACTATTTGGAG GATGCCCTCAGAAAGTTAAGGCCGGTCAATGAGATTGCAGTGTTCATTTCAAGCCGGACAGACAGTGGTGTGCATGCCCTGCAGAATTCTGCCCATGTGGATATTCAGAGGAAGGAGGGGAATATGCCATTTTCAGAGCAGGTCCTTGTTGATGCTTTAAATTACCATTTGCAGTCTGAACCAATTAG AACTTACCTCTACCGCCTTGTTACTGGTGTTACTCATCACTCACAGATTCCAGTGTTTGAGAGGAACCTCTGCTGGGCTTTACCTACAAA ACATTTTAGCACAGAAGCAGTTCAGGATGCTGCCCAGCTACTAAAAGGCACCCATGACTTCAGCACATTTCGATCCCTCAATTCAGAAACACCATTTAGATCTCCGGTGAAAACTCTTCAGGAAGCAACTGTTGCACCAGTGGAGAGCTCATTCTCCCGCCATTATTGCCACCA GCACTTGCAGTTCTGGGAATTAACTTTTCAAAGCAAATCATTTCTGTATAAACAA GTCCGTAGAATGACCGGTGCCCTGGTTGCAGTGGGACAAGGGAGGCTTACTCCAAAACAACTGCAGGATCTCTTAGATGTTCGGAATTCACTAGCATTTCCACAGAATTTGATTGCACCACCAGACGGGCTGTTTTTGAAGGAAGTAAAATATGAGaactttaaaaactga